From the Kitasatospora viridis genome, one window contains:
- a CDS encoding bifunctional nuclease family protein — protein sequence MNELDVVGVRVEMPSSQPIVLLREVGGDRYLPIWIGPGEATAIAFAQQGMTPVRPLTHDLFKDVLDALGQQLTQVRITDLREGVFYAELVFSGGVEVSARPSDAIALALRTGTPIYGAEAVLAEAGIAIPDEQEDEVEKFREFLDQVSPEDFGGNAQ from the coding sequence GTGAATGAGCTCGACGTCGTGGGTGTCCGGGTGGAGATGCCCTCCAGTCAGCCGATCGTCCTGCTGCGCGAAGTGGGGGGCGACCGGTACTTGCCGATCTGGATCGGCCCCGGCGAGGCGACCGCGATCGCCTTCGCCCAGCAGGGCATGACTCCGGTGCGCCCGCTCACCCACGACCTCTTCAAGGACGTGCTCGACGCGCTCGGGCAGCAGCTGACCCAGGTGCGGATCACCGACCTGCGGGAGGGCGTCTTCTACGCCGAGCTGGTGTTCTCCGGCGGGGTCGAGGTGAGTGCCCGTCCGTCCGACGCGATAGCGCTGGCGCTGCGCACCGGGACGCCGATCTACGGCGCCGAGGCGGTGCTGGCGGAGGCCGGCATCGCGATCCCGGACGAGCAGGAGGACGAGGTGGAGAAGTTCCGCGAGTTCCTCGACCAGGTCTCGCCGGAGGACTTCGGGGGCAACGCCCAGTAG
- a CDS encoding MFS transporter, whose product MSEAAQPAATAVKPSSARVLPALVLAMLAYSVIQTAVVPILPSLAKELKVSGSDITWLMTANLLSAAVLTPLLGRFGDLRGRKPMLLISLGGLVLGSGLAVATHSFTLLVVARVLQGAGGGVLPLAISIVRDELPKEKVTGGVAAISASMGVGSGLGLVATGLLLEHWDYKSIFWMGLIAALLAMALVIFRVPKDPVVDRAGGADPLGAITLAGWLSALLVAVSRGNEWGWTSTKTLGLFAIAAVVALIWGVIEVKVAHPLVDMKMMARPAVAFTNLAGLMIGFGMYGSFLVISNFTQTPQQLAHYGFTASVLHAGVLLLPSALGSMVAAPVGAKLIGLRGPRLPLVLGGVFGAVSMAYLALRHSAEGDIYFAAGLFGLGVGLAYAAMPAYINGAVPAEQSGIANGMNAVLRTVGGAIGTAVMGSILTSDTIKFPPQIAAMIPVQIPTLDAYKHAYWVAAVMCLVAAVVPFAIRSARRPSTPVAGSPTQASEPARTGA is encoded by the coding sequence GTGAGTGAGGCCGCACAGCCCGCCGCCACGGCCGTGAAACCGAGCAGCGCCCGGGTGCTGCCCGCGCTGGTGCTGGCGATGCTGGCGTACAGCGTGATCCAGACCGCGGTCGTGCCGATCCTTCCGTCGCTCGCCAAGGAGCTGAAGGTCTCCGGCTCGGACATCACCTGGCTGATGACCGCCAACCTGCTCTCCGCCGCCGTGCTCACCCCGCTGCTCGGCCGCTTCGGCGACCTGCGCGGCCGCAAGCCGATGCTGCTGATCTCGCTGGGCGGCCTGGTGCTCGGTTCCGGCCTGGCGGTGGCCACCCACTCGTTCACGCTGCTGGTGGTGGCCCGCGTGCTGCAGGGCGCCGGCGGTGGCGTGCTGCCGCTGGCGATCAGCATCGTCCGCGACGAGCTGCCCAAGGAGAAGGTCACCGGCGGCGTCGCCGCGATCAGCGCCTCGATGGGTGTCGGCTCCGGCCTCGGCCTGGTCGCCACCGGCCTGCTGCTGGAGCACTGGGACTACAAGTCCATCTTCTGGATGGGCCTGATCGCCGCCCTGCTGGCGATGGCCCTGGTGATCTTCCGGGTGCCCAAGGACCCGGTGGTCGACCGGGCCGGCGGCGCCGACCCGCTGGGTGCGATCACCCTGGCCGGCTGGCTCTCCGCGCTGCTGGTCGCGGTCAGCCGCGGCAACGAGTGGGGCTGGACCTCCACCAAGACCCTGGGCCTGTTCGCCATCGCCGCCGTGGTCGCGCTGATCTGGGGCGTCATCGAGGTCAAGGTGGCCCACCCGCTGGTGGACATGAAGATGATGGCCCGTCCGGCCGTCGCCTTCACCAACCTGGCCGGCCTGATGATCGGCTTCGGCATGTACGGCTCGTTCCTGGTGATCAGCAACTTCACCCAGACCCCGCAGCAGCTGGCCCACTACGGCTTCACCGCGAGCGTGCTGCACGCCGGTGTGCTGCTGCTGCCCTCCGCGCTCGGCTCGATGGTCGCCGCCCCGGTCGGCGCCAAGCTGATCGGCCTGCGCGGCCCGCGCCTGCCGCTGGTGCTCGGCGGCGTCTTCGGCGCCGTGTCGATGGCCTACCTGGCCCTGCGGCACAGCGCCGAGGGTGACATCTACTTCGCCGCCGGCCTGTTCGGCCTGGGCGTCGGCCTGGCCTACGCGGCGATGCCCGCCTACATCAACGGCGCCGTCCCGGCCGAGCAGAGCGGCATCGCCAACGGCATGAACGCCGTGCTGCGCACCGTCGGTGGCGCGATCGGCACCGCGGTGATGGGCTCGATCCTGACCAGCGACACGATCAAGTTCCCGCCGCAGATCGCCGCCATGATCCCGGTGCAGATCCCGACCCTGGACGCCTACAAGCACGCCTACTGGGTCGCCGCCGTGATGTGCCTGGTGGCCGCCGTGGTGCCGTTCGCGATCCGCTCCGCCCGCCGGCCGTCCACCCCGGTGGCCGGCTCCCCCACCCAGGCCTCCGAGCCTGCCAGGACCGGCGCCTGA
- a CDS encoding PRC and DUF2382 domain-containing protein — MQTDIDPRDLIGHKAVDRNGDKIGTVDEVYLDDATGEPEWAAVRTGIFGRDAFVPLTTSEFSGEELRVPYDKSLIKESPDFGVGQHLSPAQELQLYRYYGLDSPADGVPTADRDFPTKAPDPTVTTTTAAHPTTTTAAMPAPSPATIGLDKPVEPVPAPPAPEPGQAAAKAAPDQDPGSMPPPGPIELTLREERLEITNEWHVLGTARMRKYVVTEPVERRVQVVKERVRVERVPVGEAERAALSGQEIAEAVEEVTLREERPAVRKYLAPLERVRLVVERYTEEQVIKDELRREQVEIHDDTAPAAAAQPPHGQNGQLQQPAPSHTVQAQPQHAEPMGGATH; from the coding sequence GTGCAGACCGACATCGATCCCCGAGACCTGATCGGGCACAAGGCCGTCGACCGGAATGGCGACAAGATCGGCACGGTGGACGAGGTCTACCTCGACGACGCGACGGGTGAGCCCGAATGGGCGGCCGTCCGCACCGGGATCTTCGGCCGGGACGCCTTCGTCCCGTTGACCACGAGCGAGTTCTCCGGCGAGGAACTGCGCGTGCCCTACGACAAGTCGCTGATCAAGGAGTCGCCGGACTTCGGGGTCGGCCAGCACCTCTCACCCGCCCAGGAGCTCCAGCTCTACCGCTACTACGGGCTGGACTCCCCCGCCGACGGCGTGCCCACCGCCGACCGCGACTTCCCCACGAAGGCACCGGATCCCACTGTGACGACCACCACCGCCGCCCACCCGACCACCACGACCGCCGCGATGCCCGCGCCGTCCCCGGCCACCATCGGCCTGGACAAGCCGGTCGAGCCGGTGCCCGCGCCGCCGGCCCCCGAACCCGGGCAGGCCGCGGCCAAGGCCGCGCCCGACCAGGACCCCGGCAGCATGCCGCCGCCCGGCCCGATCGAGCTGACGCTGCGTGAGGAGCGGCTGGAGATCACCAACGAGTGGCATGTGCTCGGCACCGCCCGGATGCGCAAGTACGTGGTCACCGAGCCGGTGGAGCGCCGGGTCCAGGTGGTCAAGGAGCGGGTCCGGGTGGAGCGGGTGCCGGTGGGCGAGGCCGAGCGGGCCGCGCTCTCCGGGCAGGAGATCGCCGAGGCGGTGGAGGAGGTGACGCTGCGGGAGGAGCGCCCGGCCGTGCGCAAGTACCTGGCGCCGCTGGAGCGGGTCCGGCTGGTGGTGGAGCGGTACACCGAGGAGCAGGTGATCAAGGACGAGCTGCGCCGCGAGCAGGTGGAGATCCACGACGACACCGCACCGGCCGCGGCCGCGCAGCCGCCCCACGGGCAGAACGGCCAGCTCCAGCAGCCGGCCCCGTCGCACACGGTGCAGGCCCAGCCGCAGCACGCCGAGCCGATGGGCGGCGCCACGCACTGA
- a CDS encoding MerR family transcriptional regulator, with amino-acid sequence MTGPCALHLPRERRGPAGTRQFPVAEPPAELPRVGRFPAVQPGQPAIERIGPSSELLGYRGPTACAAAGITYRQLDYWARTGLLEPSVRTAYPAGTQRLYSFRDVLVLKIVKRLLDAGVSLQNIRVAVTHLQSMELSELAGLTLMSDGATVYECTSAQQVVDLLQGGQGVFGIAVGAVWQELETTLGRLHAERTDTGETLLGEDPGDELARRRNRAV; translated from the coding sequence ATGACGGGCCCGTGCGCCCTCCACCTGCCGCGTGAGCGCCGCGGACCGGCCGGCACCCGGCAGTTCCCGGTCGCCGAACCGCCGGCCGAACTGCCCCGGGTGGGCCGGTTCCCGGCCGTGCAGCCCGGCCAGCCCGCGATCGAGCGGATCGGGCCGTCCTCCGAACTGCTCGGCTACCGCGGCCCGACGGCCTGTGCGGCGGCCGGCATCACCTACCGCCAGCTGGATTACTGGGCCCGCACCGGGCTGCTGGAACCGAGCGTGCGGACCGCCTACCCGGCCGGCACTCAGCGGCTCTACAGCTTCCGCGACGTGCTGGTGCTGAAGATCGTCAAGCGGCTGCTGGACGCCGGGGTCTCGCTGCAGAACATCCGGGTGGCGGTCACCCATCTGCAGTCCATGGAGCTCTCCGAGCTGGCCGGGCTGACCCTGATGAGCGACGGCGCGACCGTCTACGAGTGCACCTCCGCGCAGCAGGTGGTCGACCTGCTGCAGGGCGGGCAGGGCGTGTTCGGCATCGCGGTGGGCGCGGTGTGGCAGGAGCTGGAGACCACGCTCGGCCGGTTGCACGCCGAGCGCACCGACACCGGCGAGACGCTGCTCGGCGAGGACCCGGGCGACGAGCTCGCCCGGCGCCGCAACCGCGCCGTCTGA
- a CDS encoding SanA/YdcF family protein — protein sequence MRVSGLLRGRRRQRRVFQAVVLGTLLALVPSGWEFLAESSRIRTVADVPSEPVAVVFGAGVENGEPSAYLAHRLDTALALYRADKVRAILVTGDNSTPNYNEPGVMYSYLVDHGVPADRVVRDYAGFNTWDSCTRAHRIFGVDHAVLVSQDYHVRRALALCRAAGIDSYAVGAAEPHDATWYAGTVRELPGAGKAMLSAAFHPDPTLLGPTDPGVAEALADAAGRR from the coding sequence ATGCGGGTGTCCGGGCTGTTGCGGGGGCGGCGCAGGCAGCGGCGGGTGTTCCAGGCGGTGGTGCTGGGCACCCTGCTGGCCCTGGTGCCCAGCGGCTGGGAGTTCCTGGCGGAGAGCTCCCGGATCCGCACCGTGGCGGACGTGCCGAGCGAGCCGGTCGCGGTGGTCTTCGGCGCGGGGGTGGAGAACGGCGAGCCCTCGGCCTACCTGGCACACCGGCTGGACACCGCGCTGGCGCTCTACCGGGCGGACAAGGTGCGGGCGATCCTGGTGACCGGCGACAACAGCACCCCGAACTACAACGAGCCCGGCGTGATGTACAGCTACCTGGTGGACCACGGGGTGCCCGCGGACCGGGTGGTGCGCGACTACGCGGGCTTCAACACCTGGGACTCCTGCACCAGGGCGCACCGGATCTTCGGGGTGGACCACGCGGTGCTGGTCAGCCAGGACTACCACGTGCGCCGGGCGCTGGCCCTGTGCCGGGCCGCCGGGATCGACTCCTACGCGGTCGGCGCCGCCGAGCCGCACGACGCCACCTGGTACGCGGGGACGGTCCGCGAGCTGCCGGGGGCCGGGAAGGCGATGCTCAGCGCGGCCTTCCACCCCGACCCGACACTGCTCGGCCCCACCGACCCCGGAGTGGCCGAGGCACTGGCGGACGCGGCCGGGCGGCGCTGA
- a CDS encoding MerR family transcriptional regulator yields the protein MTSNQIVTPRRPVGPQQRAGDRRGGDLLSIGAVLAYLREDFPEVTISKIRFLEAEGLVEPQRTPSGYRKFGPADVERLAYVLRMQRDHYLPLRVIREHLDAIERGEAPPALPPAGERPGPLEQADRELDTPAPGGVRLGRAELLAAAGAEERELAEWESYGLVVAGPDGGYDADTLQIARLVAELGRFGLEPRHLRQVKAAAEREVALVDQVVAPLRRHRNPQTRAHAETTARELATLAVRLHATMVQAGLRGQAR from the coding sequence ATGACCTCGAATCAGATCGTGACCCCCCGCCGCCCGGTCGGCCCGCAGCAGCGGGCCGGCGACCGGCGCGGCGGTGACCTGCTCAGCATCGGTGCGGTGCTCGCCTACCTGCGCGAGGACTTCCCCGAGGTGACCATCTCGAAGATCCGCTTCCTGGAGGCGGAGGGGCTGGTCGAGCCCCAGCGGACCCCGTCCGGCTACCGCAAGTTCGGCCCGGCCGACGTCGAGCGGCTGGCCTACGTGCTGCGGATGCAGCGCGACCACTACCTGCCGCTGCGAGTCATCCGCGAGCACCTGGACGCGATCGAGCGCGGCGAAGCCCCACCCGCGCTGCCCCCCGCGGGTGAGCGGCCGGGGCCCCTGGAGCAGGCCGACCGGGAGCTGGACACCCCCGCCCCCGGCGGGGTCCGGCTGGGCCGGGCCGAGCTGCTCGCCGCGGCCGGCGCCGAGGAGCGCGAGCTGGCCGAGTGGGAGTCGTACGGCCTGGTGGTGGCGGGGCCGGACGGCGGCTACGACGCGGACACCCTGCAGATCGCCCGGCTGGTCGCCGAACTCGGCCGGTTCGGCCTGGAGCCGCGCCACCTGCGCCAGGTGAAGGCGGCCGCCGAACGCGAGGTCGCACTGGTGGACCAGGTGGTCGCGCCGCTGCGCCGGCACCGCAATCCGCAGACCCGGGCGCACGCCGAGACCACCGCACGCGAACTGGCCACCCTGGCCGTGCGGCTGCACGCGACCATGGTCCAGGCGGGGCTGCGTGGCCAGGCCCGGTAG
- a CDS encoding DNA polymerase IV, whose protein sequence is MRTLPSILHLDMDAFFASVEQAAKPSLRGKPVIVGGLGNRGVVSTCSYEARVFGVRSAMATAVARRLCPNAAYLWPRFVAYRDLSEQVMALVREVSPLVEQLSVDEAYVDLTAGQFAPALDGVAPAEGAELVRAIAEDLRADIERRTGLTASVGAASSKLMAKIASEQAKPNGLVLVTPGQERAVLGPMAVRALPGVGPATEQALRRAGLVTVAEVAEQSEGELVRLLGRAHGTGVALMARGLDDRPVVPDRDTKSVSVEDTYEVDLMERDQVLFELDRLAVRCVRRLKAAGRSGRTVVIKIRRFDFSTLTRSETLAGPTDDGRVIAATARRLADQVSLAGGIRLLGVGVSQLAEYTQEDLFAQAAAELAEDEEEAGGEQEGSAPTASSRQPVRAQVWLPGQDVVHEELGAGWVQGSGVGRVTVRFETPDSPPGRVRTFKVDDPALAPADPLPLRPPVEQQ, encoded by the coding sequence GTGCGCACCCTGCCGAGCATCCTGCACCTCGACATGGACGCCTTCTTCGCCTCGGTGGAGCAGGCGGCCAAGCCGAGCCTGCGGGGGAAGCCGGTGATCGTCGGCGGGCTCGGCAACCGGGGCGTGGTCTCCACCTGCTCGTACGAGGCGCGGGTGTTCGGCGTGCGCTCGGCGATGGCCACCGCGGTGGCCCGCCGGCTCTGCCCGAACGCGGCCTACCTGTGGCCCCGGTTCGTGGCCTACCGGGACCTCAGCGAGCAGGTGATGGCGCTGGTCCGGGAGGTCTCGCCGCTGGTCGAGCAGCTCAGCGTGGACGAGGCCTACGTGGACCTGACGGCCGGCCAGTTCGCGCCGGCGCTGGACGGGGTGGCGCCGGCCGAGGGGGCCGAGCTGGTCCGGGCGATCGCCGAGGACCTGCGGGCCGACATCGAGCGGCGCACCGGTCTGACCGCCTCGGTCGGCGCCGCCTCCTCCAAGCTGATGGCGAAGATCGCCTCCGAGCAGGCCAAGCCGAACGGGCTGGTGCTGGTGACGCCGGGTCAGGAGCGCGCGGTGCTCGGGCCGATGGCGGTGCGGGCGCTGCCGGGGGTGGGGCCGGCCACCGAGCAGGCGCTGCGCCGGGCGGGGCTGGTGACGGTGGCCGAGGTGGCCGAGCAGTCCGAGGGGGAGCTGGTCCGGCTGCTCGGCCGGGCGCACGGCACGGGCGTCGCGCTGATGGCCCGCGGGCTGGACGACCGGCCGGTGGTGCCGGACCGGGACACCAAGTCGGTCTCGGTGGAGGACACCTACGAGGTGGACCTGATGGAGCGCGACCAGGTGCTGTTCGAGCTGGACCGGCTGGCCGTGCGCTGCGTGCGGCGGCTGAAGGCGGCCGGGCGCTCAGGGCGGACCGTGGTGATCAAGATCCGCCGTTTCGACTTCTCCACGCTGACCCGCTCGGAGACGCTCGCCGGGCCGACCGACGACGGCCGGGTGATCGCCGCCACCGCGCGCCGGTTGGCCGACCAGGTGAGCCTGGCCGGCGGCATCCGGCTGCTCGGGGTGGGCGTCTCGCAGCTCGCCGAGTACACCCAGGAGGACCTGTTCGCCCAGGCCGCCGCCGAGCTGGCCGAGGACGAGGAGGAGGCCGGCGGCGAGCAGGAGGGCTCGGCGCCGACCGCCTCGTCCCGGCAGCCGGTGCGCGCCCAGGTCTGGCTGCCGGGCCAGGACGTGGTGCACGAGGAGCTCGGGGCGGGCTGGGTGCAGGGCAGCGGGGTGGGCCGGGTGACGGTGCGGTTCGAGACGCCGGACTCGCCGCCCGGGCGGGTGCGCACCTTCAAGGTGGACGACCCGGCGCTGGCCCCTGCCGACCCGCTGCCGCTGCGGCCGCCCGTCGAACAGCAGTGA